From Chryseobacterium salivictor, a single genomic window includes:
- a CDS encoding RagB/SusD family nutrient uptake outer membrane protein, which yields MKNILKIGVISLGVLTAATSCSNDFVEREFQQSVIQSDLKTVQEIQSFVRGAYVSMRSATYYGRDYLAFGEIRSDEMFSNGGSGYFNSVRQYNMTSSDAYARDTYNQIYTMVGKTNIVINTDLAKLTGTAADVAKAEYYQGQAYALRAQGFFDLLRLYGQKYTGGPLGVVTPTKYDPKALQARSTIAQTEVQIEADFNKALAVMTAKVANDTPSNKTELSINALKVLMSRFYLYKGDYAKVRTLTNELYGKYSVVARDLYQPSFDFTLRGAAPNSIFELEVGTDSSLSTSSYNQILSYNGYKNLVVYESTLALYATNDIRRNLVSKVSGVNYLSYSTRGKYLNRTGADNIKMIRYEEVLLNGAEAELNGGDPAKALKYYKEILANRLGPITVGTTVTSVQEQLDAITSVNLNMIKVERRKELLGEGFRQWDQLRWGDTSFKPASININQLAFPIPRSETDISGTPVVSNPGYDN from the coding sequence ATGAAAAATATATTAAAAATAGGTGTTATATCTCTCGGGGTATTAACAGCAGCAACATCTTGTAGTAATGACTTTGTTGAAAGAGAATTTCAACAGTCAGTTATTCAATCGGATCTAAAGACAGTACAGGAAATCCAATCTTTTGTGAGAGGAGCTTACGTATCAATGAGATCAGCTACGTATTATGGACGTGACTACCTTGCATTTGGAGAAATCCGTTCGGATGAAATGTTTAGTAATGGCGGAAGTGGCTACTTTAATAGTGTGAGACAATATAACATGACTTCTAGTGATGCTTACGCTAGAGATACGTATAATCAAATTTATACGATGGTGGGTAAAACAAATATTGTAATTAATACTGATTTAGCTAAGTTGACAGGTACCGCAGCTGACGTTGCAAAAGCGGAGTATTACCAAGGACAGGCTTATGCGCTCAGAGCACAGGGTTTCTTTGATTTGTTAAGACTTTATGGTCAGAAATATACGGGTGGTCCCCTTGGAGTGGTAACACCAACGAAGTATGATCCTAAAGCTCTGCAAGCGAGAAGTACTATTGCACAGACTGAAGTTCAAATCGAAGCAGATTTCAATAAAGCTTTGGCAGTAATGACAGCGAAAGTAGCAAATGATACTCCGTCAAATAAGACAGAGCTTTCAATTAACGCCTTAAAAGTGTTAATGTCTAGATTTTATCTTTACAAAGGAGACTATGCCAAAGTAAGAACATTAACCAATGAGTTGTATGGTAAATACAGCGTTGTGGCAAGGGATCTTTATCAGCCATCTTTTGATTTTACATTAAGAGGGGCTGCTCCTAACTCAATTTTCGAATTGGAAGTAGGGACTGATTCTTCTCTTTCTACAAGTTCCTACAACCAGATTCTAAGCTACAACGGATACAAAAATTTGGTGGTATATGAATCAACCTTGGCATTGTATGCAACTAATGATATTAGAAGAAATCTGGTAAGCAAAGTGAGTGGAGTAAATTATCTTTCTTACAGTACCAGAGGTAAATATTTAAATAGAACTGGGGCGGATAATATTAAAATGATCCGATATGAAGAAGTACTTTTAAATGGAGCTGAAGCTGAATTAAACGGTGGAGATCCTGCAAAAGCACTAAAATATTACAAAGAAATTTTAGCCAATAGATTAGGACCAATAACTGTGGGTACTACGGTAACTTCAGTTCAGGAACAATTGGATGCGATAACTTCCGTTAATCTTAACATGATTAAGGTAGAAAGAAGAAAAGAATTACTTGGTGAAGGATTCAGACAGTGGGATCAATTGAGATGGGGTGATACTTCATTCAAACCTGCTAGTATAAATATTAACCAATTGGCTTTCCCAATTCCTAGATCAGAAACTGATATTTCCGGAACTCCTGTAGTTTCAAATCCAGGTTATGATAACTAA